TGATGCAAATCAAGTTTTAAGAAAAAGTAGGGGAGTATTTTGTTCTTCCTACCTGAATACTTCCCTTTATCATTCATCAAGACTGCTTTCTATTAAAATTATTCTCTCAAACGGTATCGAAGCAATCTCATACCATTCAAGATGACTACTAAGATACTTGCTTCGTGAACCAACATCCCGATTGACATATTCATCCATTCACCAAATAGTAGGCTGGCAAGTAAGACTAATACCACACCAACTGCTATGGTAATGTTCTGTTTCATGTTTCTTGAAGTTGATTTTGTTAAGCCTAATGCGTGTGGTAAACGACTAAAGTCAGAATTCATTAAAACAACATCTGATGTTTCAATTGCAACATCTGTTCCACTTCCCATGGCAATTCCGATATCTGCTAAGGCTAGTGAAGGACTATCATTCACTCCGTCACCGACAAAGGCAATGATCCCGCCTTCTGCTTGCATTTTTTCGATATAAGCAGATTTTCCTTCCGGTAGCATATGACCATGTGCTTCTGTTAACCCAAGTTCTCGAGCAACTAAATCTACGGTTCCTTGGTTGTCCCCAGAAAGAACGACAAGGTTTTTGACCCCTAGTTTTTTCAGTTTTTGAAGATCTTTTTTAACACCTGGGCGGATTTGATCCCGAATACCCATCAGAACGTTTAATTCTCCGTCGACCGCAGTTAACACAAGAGAATTCCCATTTTTCTCAAAGCGTTCGACGTCTTTTTTAGCTTTTTCGCTTAATTTCACATTTTTCTTTTCCATTAAAGCTACGTTACCAACGGCTATACGATGAACACCTATTTTTGCTACAATTCCGCCACCTTTAACGACTTCGGTTTCTTCAACAGTAGAGAAAGTTATCTCGCCAATATCCTGTAGGACAGCTTTCCCTAGTGGGTGGTCCGATTCACGCTCCACACTTGCTAAATATCCTAGAACCTCTTCAGTATTTTTTCCGTAAAATTCTTTTTCGGCAACTTCAGGGTTTCCTACTGTCAATGTTCCTGTTTTATCAAAAACGATAGTATCTACTCTGCTAAAGTCATTGATAACTTCACTACCTTTTAAGAGGACACCATTACGTGCACCGTTTCCGATACCGGCAACGTTGGATACAGGAACCCCGATAACTAATGCACCTGGACATCCTAAAACAAGAATCGTGATAGCTAGTTCAATATCTTTTGAGAAAAACCAAACAATAAAACCAAGGACTAACACAGCTGGTGTATAGTATTTTGAGAATCGGTCAATGAAACGTTCTGCTTCTGATTTGGAATCCTGTGCCTCTTCCACTAATTCGATAATTCTACCAAATGTTGTATCTTCTCCAACGCGATCAGCTCGAATTTGGATCGTTCCATTTTCTAAGATAGATCCTGCAAATACTTCCGAATCAACCTTTTTACTTACAGGTAGAGATTCTCCAGTAATACTTGCTTCATTAATATGACCTTCACCAGTTAACACTGTTCCATCTACCGGAACTTTTGCACCCGTTTTAACTAATAAAATATCACCTTCGTCTACATCATCGACATCTACTTCTTCAAATTCTCCGTTTTCCATTTGCTTTAAAGCACTTTCTGGTGCCAGCTCTGTTAATTCTTTAATGGCAGAACGTGTTTTGTTCAAGGTACGCTGCTCCAAGTAAGAACCAAATAAGAATAAGAAAGTAACGATGGCTGATTCCTCATAATTTTGAATCAATACTGCTCCAATAACTGCAATGGTAACTAAAACATCAATACTGACAACTTTTACTTTTAATGCCTGATAGGCTTGGATTGCAATCGGCGCCACACCAAGAATGGATGCAATGATGAGCGACCAATTGAAAATGGCCATGTTGTCTAAGGAAAATCGTCCGAAGAATGCAAGTGCAATCAAAATTGCACTGATCAGTGTAATGGAATTCTTTTTACTTAATATATATCTTTGCATGTTGATTCCCTCCAATTTCATTTTCATTTGTATTCCTTGTTGATGACTCTAGTCTAGGATGTTTCTATGAAATAAAAATTGATTCGAATCAAGTTCTATTGTAAAAGTGAAAAATTATAAAAGAACAGCAAAACAAAACCAACTGTTTTACGGAATAACTCTTATATATTTTCGAACATCGACATACAATCACAAAAATTCATTATATTGTACATTCTTTATTCAGCAGGCTTTAGAAAAGTAGTTAGTTTAAGTGTACTCTTTCACATTATCCATTGGCGTTACTCAGAATTTGCTCCAATTACTAAACAAAAGCTAATGAAGATTATGGAACAACATGATCCAGTTACCGGTTTTTTTTGGAATATCCGCCATAGGCTCAAATAGTTTGTTTAACAAACAGCTATCATCCTAATCACCTAAACAGGTAGTTTTGTTTAACATTTTGTCGCGAATGTGTGAATAACTCAACTATTTAACGAAACCCTCCAAGCTATAATAAAAAAATGGTGCTCATCCAAACACTAACAGAAAGTGTAAAAAGGGCCGTTTTGTATTTCATCATTAATTTTCGTTTATTATCTTTAAACACCAAACAAACACCAACTCTAAATCAAAAGCGCGTAAGATCGCGTGTTTTCGGGCTTTGTTCGGTATCAGTGTGAATGTTTCAAAGTATGTTCCGCCTCGGCGACTGAATAACTCGGCAACCCAAAGTAAATCGCTTCAGCAATCAATAATGAAAAGATGACTCCCATTCTTATCCGATATCGGTTTTCTAAACTCTTTAGGCCAATCCACGCCACGATAATCATACTGGTCGCCGTTCCAAATGCCGCCGAGTTTCCATACCAAGCCTCATTGACGAACATCATTCCTCCAATGGCCAATATCCCGAACATCCACCACCACTTCATCCCCATCACCTCATGCCAATTACCCCAAAAACAGGAAAATAGGCAACTCCATTTTAATTAACTCCGACCGATTCAAACGTTTGATTCCCCGGGAAAGTGGAATATCGGACAAGAGAACGGATTTTGAATGAGGAGGCATTTCATGAACATCCCAACCATCAAACTACATGACGGCTACGAGATTCCGGCAATCGGGCTCGGCACCGTTTATTTACGAGGTGAACCGGGCGTCGACGCGATCACGAGCGCTATCCGCAACGGCTATCGTCTCATCGATTCGGCAATTCGCTATGACAATGAAGGAACGGTCGGCGAGGCCATTCGCCAATCCGGCATCCCGCGCGAGCAACTGTTCTTGACGTCGAAGCTTCGCGCCCAATACTTCGACTACGATGATGCGCTCGAGATGATTCGTGAGTCGCTCTACCGGGCGAATCTCGACTATTGGGACTTGTTCTTGTTGCATTGGCCGAACCCGAAACAAGACAAATACGTCGAGGCGTGGCGTGCCCTTATCCAAGCGAAAGAGAACGGGTGGATCCGCTCCATCGGCGTCTCGAACTTTATGCCCGAGCATCTCGACCGTTTGATTGAGGAGACGGGTGAGACACCGGTCATCAACCAAATCGAGCTCCACCCATACTTCTCCCAAGTGGAGCAGCGTCAGGCTGACAAAGAGCGCGGCATCATCACTGAGGCATGGAGTCCGTTGAGCCGAGCCCGGACCGTCACGCATGACGAGACGATCGCGGAACTAGCAAGACAAAAAGGCAAGACCGTGTCCCAAGTCATTCTGCGTTGGCACGTCCAACTCGGTGTCATCCCGCTCCCGCGTTCGTCGAGCGAGTTGCACCAAAAAGAGAACCTCGACGTCTTCAACTTCGAATTGACCGAGGACGAGATGGAGACGCTCAACGCCCTGACGAAGCAAGACGGCCGCATCGATAATCAAGACCCGAGAGAATACGAGGAATACTAAAAAAGATTGAGCCGTCTGGGCTCAATCTTTTCTCGTTAAAACGCCGGAATCGCCGTTTCTTCGTAATTTTCTTCCAAGAACGCACGGACTTCGTCACTTGTGAGTGCTTCGCCGAGTTTCTGGATGGCTTCTTCATCTTTGTTGTCTTCACGGGCCACGAGTGTGATGGCGAAGTCGTTCTCGACACCTTCCGTCAAGAGGGCATCACTCTTCGGCGTCAAGCCGAGTGGCGCCGCATAGGCCGGCGTCATGAGGACCGCATCGACGTCATCGTACGCACGCGCGAGCATGAGCAAATCGACTTCCTCGAACTTGAGGTTCTTCGGGTTTTCTGTGATATCGGCTTGCGTGTAATACGACCCGTTCTTCTCACCAAGCTCGATTACATCGTGTTGCGCGAGCAATGAGAGCGAGCGGTCGATGTTCGACACGTCGTTCGCGATGGCGATTGTCGCGCCTTCCGGGATGTCGTCCATGTTGTCATACTCTTTCGAGTAGACACCGTAGTTGGCGAAGTAAATCGGTTCGATTGGGACGAGGTTGGCGTCATTGCTGCGGTTGAACTCTTCCATGTACGGGACGTGTTGGAAGAAGTTCGCGTCGACTTCTTTTGCTGCGAGCGCTGTGTTCGGTTGGACGTTGTCACCGAGGACGACGATTTCGAGCTCGATGTTGTCTTCTGCGAGTTGCTCTTTCGCGATTTCAAGCATATCCGTCATCGGTGGGATGAGCGATGCGACTTTGAGCGTCTGCGGCTCGTTTGACGGGGCTTCCGTCGTGTTCGTTTCGGAATCGTTCCCACACGCCGCGAGGACGAGTGTGAGTGAGGCGAAAAGCGCCATTAATTTTTTCATAAGTTCTCCTTCTTTCTTTAGGTAATTAGCGTTTGTCGATGAGCCGAGCCACCGTCGTACCGGTGAACTGAATCATCTGGACGAAGACGAGCATGATCAAAATCATGTACATCATCAGCTCCGTCTTGAACTGTTGATAACCATAGCGGATGGCAAAGTCACCGATGCCACCACCCCCGACCACCCCCATGATGGTCGAGTACGAGATGAAGCTAATGATGGACGTCGTCAGCCCGAGGACGAGACCGGAACGGGCCTCGACGTACAAGAACTTGAAGATGACGTCTTTGATGGACGCCCCCATCGACACGGCCGCCTCGACGACGCCGCGTGGGACGTCAAGG
This sequence is a window from Exiguobacterium mexicanum. Protein-coding genes within it:
- a CDS encoding aldo/keto reductase, with the protein product MNIPTIKLHDGYEIPAIGLGTVYLRGEPGVDAITSAIRNGYRLIDSAIRYDNEGTVGEAIRQSGIPREQLFLTSKLRAQYFDYDDALEMIRESLYRANLDYWDLFLLHWPNPKQDKYVEAWRALIQAKENGWIRSIGVSNFMPEHLDRLIEETGETPVINQIELHPYFSQVEQRQADKERGIITEAWSPLSRARTVTHDETIAELARQKGKTVSQVILRWHVQLGVIPLPRSSSELHQKENLDVFNFELTEDEMETLNALTKQDGRIDNQDPREYEEY
- a CDS encoding heavy metal translocating P-type ATPase; protein product: MQRYILSKKNSITLISAILIALAFFGRFSLDNMAIFNWSLIIASILGVAPIAIQAYQALKVKVVSIDVLVTIAVIGAVLIQNYEESAIVTFLFLFGSYLEQRTLNKTRSAIKELTELAPESALKQMENGEFEEVDVDDVDEGDILLVKTGAKVPVDGTVLTGEGHINEASITGESLPVSKKVDSEVFAGSILENGTIQIRADRVGEDTTFGRIIELVEEAQDSKSEAERFIDRFSKYYTPAVLVLGFIVWFFSKDIELAITILVLGCPGALVIGVPVSNVAGIGNGARNGVLLKGSEVINDFSRVDTIVFDKTGTLTVGNPEVAEKEFYGKNTEEVLGYLASVERESDHPLGKAVLQDIGEITFSTVEETEVVKGGGIVAKIGVHRIAVGNVALMEKKNVKLSEKAKKDVERFEKNGNSLVLTAVDGELNVLMGIRDQIRPGVKKDLQKLKKLGVKNLVVLSGDNQGTVDLVARELGLTEAHGHMLPEGKSAYIEKMQAEGGIIAFVGDGVNDSPSLALADIGIAMGSGTDVAIETSDVVLMNSDFSRLPHALGLTKSTSRNMKQNITIAVGVVLVLLASLLFGEWMNMSIGMLVHEASILVVILNGMRLLRYRLRE
- a CDS encoding MetQ/NlpA family ABC transporter substrate-binding protein; this encodes MKKLMALFASLTLVLAACGNDSETNTTEAPSNEPQTLKVASLIPPMTDMLEIAKEQLAEDNIELEIVVLGDNVQPNTALAAKEVDANFFQHVPYMEEFNRSNDANLVPIEPIYFANYGVYSKEYDNMDDIPEGATIAIANDVSNIDRSLSLLAQHDVIELGEKNGSYYTQADITENPKNLKFEEVDLLMLARAYDDVDAVLMTPAYAAPLGLTPKSDALLTEGVENDFAITLVAREDNKDEEAIQKLGEALTSDEVRAFLEENYEETAIPAF